Proteins encoded by one window of Glycine soja cultivar W05 chromosome 15, ASM419377v2, whole genome shotgun sequence:
- the LOC114386458 gene encoding LRR receptor-like serine/threonine-protein kinase IOS1 translates to MRMSRSFLVAFLGFLVLAVLIQAQDQSGFISIACGAPAGVNFTVRQTGLNYTSDANFINTGVSRTIVPELRHEFLRNVWNLRSFPEGKRNCYKINITRGSKYLIGASFLYGNYDGLNMLPKFDLLLGANRWDTVDIKNASVSRHFEIIYVPSLDYVHICMVDTGLGTPFISAITLRSLRNDIYETEFGSLQTYIRRDLGSNKGYRYDDDVYDRYWSYDDADTWYDNVDKWKQLNFPIDADSLVQNHYQPPAVVMSTAVTPANVSAPLVISWKPYDPKESFYVYMHFTEIQVLAKNQTREFNITLNGKLWYENESPRYHSVNTIYSTSGISGKLINFSFVMTETSTLPPIINAIEIYRVKEFPQQDTYQGDVDAITTIKSVYGVTRDWQGDPCSPKDYLWEGLNCTYPVIDSPRIITLNLSSSGLSGKIGPSILNLTMLEKLDLSNNSLNGEVPDFLSQLQYLKILNLENNNLSGSIPSTLVEKSKEGSLSLSVGQNPYLCESGQCNFEKKQKNIVTAPIVASISGVLILLVAVAILWTLKRRKSKEKSTALMEVNDESEISRLRSTKKDDSLAQVKKQIYSYSDVLKITNNFNTIIGKGGFGTVYLGYIDDSPVAVKVLSPSSVNGFRQFQAEVKLLVRVHHKNLTSLIGYCNEGTNKALIYEYMANGNLQEHLSGKHSKSTFLSWEDRLRIAVDAALGLEYLQNGCKPPIIHRDVKSTNILLNEHFQAKLSDFGLSKAIPTDGESHVSTVVAGTPGYLDPHCHISSRLTQKSDVFSFGVVLLEIITNQPVMERNQEKGHISERVSSLIEKGDIRAIVDSRLEGDYDINSAWKALEIAMACVSLNPNERPIMSGIAIELKETLAIEIARAKHCDANPRYLVEAVSVNVDTEFMPLAR, encoded by the exons ATGAGAATGTCGAGGAGTTTCCTAGTTGCTTTTCTAGGATTTCTAGTTCTTGCCGTTCTGATTCAAGCTCAGGATCAATCAG GATTCATCAGCATAGCTTGCGGAGCTCCTGCAGGTGTGAACTTTACTGTGCGGCAAACAGGCTTAAACTATACATCAGATGCAAATTTCATAAATACTGGTGTGAGCAGGACAATAGTACCTGAACTCAGACATGAGTTTCTAAGAAACGTGTGGAATCTCAGAAGCTTCCCGGAAGGAAAAAGGAACTGCTACAAAATAAACATCACAAGAGGCTCCAAGTATCTGATCGGGGCTTCTTTTTTGTACGGAAATTATGATGGCTTAAATATGTTACCAAAGTTTGATCTTCTTCTCGGGGCTAACCGGTGGGATACAGTGGACATAAAAAATGCATCCGTTAGCCGACATTTTGAGATCATATATGTACCTTCACTGGATTACGTACATATCTGTATGGTTGACACAGGCCTTGGGACACCATTTATATCAGCTATAACGTTGAGGTCTTTGAGAAATGACATTTATGAAACTGAATTTGGATCATTGCAAACGTACATCCGTCGGGATTTAGGTTCAAACAAAGGCTACAG GTACGACGATGATGTTTATGATCGTTACTGGAGCTATGACGATGCAGATACATGGTATGACAATGTAGATAAATGGAAACAGCTAAATTTTCCGATTGATGCTGATTCTTTAGTGCAGAACCATTACCAACCGCCAGCTGTTGTCATGAGCACCGCAGTTACACCAGCAAATGTTAGTGCTCCATTGGTAATAAGCTGGAAGCCATATGATCCAAAAGAGTCATTCTATGTTTACATGCACTTCACAGAGATTCAAGTGTTAGCAAAGAATCAGACGAGAGAGTTCAACATCACCCTGAACGGAAAGCTATGGTATGAAAATGAGTCTCCTAGGTACCACAGTGTCAATACTATATATAGCACTTCAGGCATCAGtgggaaattaattaatttttcatttgtgatgaccgagacttctaccctacctcccatcatcaatgccattgAAATTTACAGAGTGAAAGAGTTCCCGCAACAAGACACATACCAAGGAGATG ttgatgcGATTACAACCATCAAGTCTGTTTATGGGGTGACAAGAGATTGGCAAGGTGATCCATGCAGCCCGAAAGACTACTTGTGGGAGGGTCTGAATTGTACGTATCCCGTAATTGACTCCCCAAGAATCATAACTTT GAACTTATCTTCAAGTGGATTGTCAGGAAAGATAGGCCCTTCAATTTTAAATCTCACCATGCTGGAGAAGTt GGATTTATCAAACAATAGCTTAAACGGTGAAGTTCCTGATTTTCTGTCTCAATTACAATACTTGAAGATCTT GAACTTGGAGAATAATAACCTCTCCGGTTCAATTCCCTCAACACTTGTTGAAAAATCTAAGGAAGGTTCCCTATCATTAAG TGTGGGCCAAAATCCATATCTATGTGAATCTGGTCAATGCAATTTCGAGAAGAAACAGAAGAACATTGTTACGGCGCCCATAGTAGCATCAATTAGTGGGGTGTTGATTCTTCTTGTAGCCGTGGCAATATTGTGGACCCTTAAAAGGAGAAAATCAAAAG AAAAATCAACAGCTTTGATGGAAGTGAATGATGAAAGTGAGATCTCACGCCTGCGATCCACAAAAAAAGATGATTCATTAGCGCAAgtcaaaaaacaaatatattcatACTCTGACGTCCTTAAAATCACCAACAATTTCAATACAATTATTGGTAAAGGAGGATTTGGAACAGTTTACCTGGGCTATATCGATGACAGTCCAGTTGCAGTGAAAGTGCTTTCTCCATCGTCTGTAAATGGCTTTCGACAATTTCAAGCAGAG GTTAAACTTCTAGTCAGAGTTCATCACAAAAACTTAACATCCCTTATTGGTTATTGCAATGAAGGAACCAATAAGGCTCTCATATATGAGTATATGGCTAATGGGAACTTACAAGAACATCTCTCTG GTAAACACAGCAAATCAACGTTCTTGAGCTGGGAGGACAGACTTCGTATAGCAGTGGATGCAGCCTTAG GATTGGAGTATCTGCAAAATGGTTGCAAGCCTCCAATAATCCACAGAGATGTAAAATCTACAAACATCTTGTTGAATGAACACTTCCAAGCAAAATTGTCAGATTTTGGTCTATCCAAAGCTATCCCAACTGATGGGGAATCTCACGTGTCAACTGTCGTTGCTGGTACTCCTGGTTATCTGGACCCTCA CTGCCACATATCCAGTAGATTAACACAGAAAAGCGATGTTTTTAGCTTTGGAgtagttcttttggaaataATCACAAACCAACCAGTAATGGAAAGGAATCAAGAAAAGGGTCACATAAGTGAAAGGGTTAGCTCCTTGATTGAGAAAGGAGATATCAGGGCCATAGTTGACTCAAGGTTAGAAGGAGATTATGACATTAACTCAGCTTGGAAAGCCTTAGAAATAGCAATGGCTTGTGTTTCTCTAAATCCCAACGAAAGGCCAATCATGAGTGGGATTGCTATTGAACTAAAGGAGACATTAGCGATCGAAATAGCTCGAGCAAAACATTGTGATGCCAATCCCAGATATTTAGTTGAAGCGGTTAGCGTGAATGTGGACACCGAATTCATGCCCCTGGCGAGGTAG